The Ignavibacteriales bacterium DNA window ACCTTGTTATATCAGTCTTTATCCAAATGCCGGGCTGCCAAACGCTTTTGGTGGATACGATGAAACAGCGCGCCAGATGGGAAAAATAATTGAAGAATATGCAAAGGAAGGTTTTCTGAATTTAGTTGGAGGCTGCTGCGGAACAACTCCCGAGCATATAAAATTATTTTCTGAAATTATTCCAAAGTATCAGCCACGCAAAATCCCACATTGCGAACCGTATTTAAGGTTAAGCGGATTGGAACCGCTTATCGTTCGACCCGAATCCAATTTTATTAACATTGGTGAAAGAACAAACGTAACCGGATCCCGTAAATTTGCCAATTTAATTTTAAAAGGAAATTATGAAGAAGCTCTTTCCGTTGCAAGACAGCAAGTGGAAGGAGGCGCACAGGTTCTTGATATAAATATGGATGAAGGTTTGCTCGATTCCGAAAAAGCGATGGTGAAGTTTATTAACCTACTTTCAGCAGAACCTGATATTGCCCGCCTGCCAATTATGCTCGATTCATCAAAGTGGTCAATAATTGAAGCTGGATTGAAGTGCCTGCAGGGAAAATGCATAGTCAATTCAATAAGTATGAAAGAAGGCGAAGAGAAATTTAAAGAGCAGGCAAAAAAAGTCCGGCAGTATGGTGCTGCCGCAATAGTTATGGCATTTGATGAGAAAGGACAGGCGGATACTTTTGAAAGAAAAATAGAAATTTGCAAAAAAGCTTACAAAATTTTAACCGAGGAAGTCGGTTTTCCTCCGCAGGACATAATTTTCGATCCTAACATTTTTGCAATAGCTACGGGAATTGAAGAACACAACAATTACGCTGTAAATTTTATCGAAGCAATACGATGGATTAAACAAAATCTTCCACACGCAAAAGTAAGCGGTGGTATAAGCAATTTATCATTTTCATTCCGTGGAAACGATCGTGTCCGCGAAGCAATGCATTCGGCTTTTTTGTATCACGCAATTAAAGCTGGAATGGATATGGGGATTGTTAATGCCGGACAGCTTGAAGTGTATGAAGAAATACCAAAAGACTTTCTTGAACTAGTTGAAGATGTTATTCTGAATCGGCGCCCAGATTCTACCGAACGCCTTCTTGAGTTTGCAGAGAAAGTTAAACAGAAAGACAAAACCGAAGTTAAAGAAATCGAATGGAGAAAAACTTCTGTTGAAGAAAGATTGAAGCACGCTCTAATAAAAGGAATAGTTGATTATGTCGAGGAAGATACCGAGGAAGCACGCAAGAAATTTTCCAGTCCGTTGGAAGTTATTGAAGGACCATTGATGAGCGGGATGAATGTAGTAGGCGATTTGTTTGGTGCAGGTAAAATGTTTTTGCCGCAGGTTGTTAAAAGCGCCAGGGTGATGAAGAAAGCGGTTGCAATCCTTGAGACTTACATAGCCTATCCCCCAGCCCCTTCCCTAAGGGAAGGGGAGGAAGAGAGAAAATCTGATTCTGATAAATCAGTAAAATGGGCAACTGCCGATCCGGCTTTGTATGGATTGTTGAAACAATTTGCCGGTATAAATAAAAAGAACCCAACAAATGCTGAATTAATTTTATGGGAACAATTAAAATCAAAGCAGCTGAGTAATTATAAATTCCGAAGACAGCACATTATTGGGCATTACATTGCAGACTTTGTTTGTTTGTCAAAACAACTTGTTATTGAAATTGATGGTTTGATTCACCAAGTGCCAGAGAACAAGGAATCTGATGAACAAAGGACAAAGTGGTTAAACGAAAATGGTTTCAGAGTTATTCGGTTTACAAATGATGATGTAATCAATAATATTGAATCCGTACTCACAAAGATTTTAAAAGCCCTCTCCTTGGGAGAGCCTGCCTTGCCGGCAGGCAGGGGTTTGGGAGAGGCTTCAGGGCATGGTTCTATACTGATGGCAACCGTTAAAGGTGATGTTCATGACATCGGGAAAAATATTGTTGGAGTTGTTCTTAGCTGCAATAATTATAAAATCATCGATCTGGGTGTGATGGTTCCGGCTTCCAAAATTCTTGAAACAGCAATACTGGAAAAAGTGGACATTGTTGGTTTAAGCGGTTTAATAACTCCATCACTTGATGAGATGGTAAGCGTTGCAAAAGAAATGGAAAGATTGGGAATGAAGATTCCGCTTCTAATCGGCGGTGCTACCACATCACGCGTACACACCGCTGTAAAGATTGCACCAAATTATAGCGGCGCTGTAATTCATGTACTTGATGCTTCCAAGAGTGTTCCTGTTGCAAACAACCTGATCAATTCTACAAATACTGATTCATTCGTTAAAAAAATAAAAGAAGAATATAAAATTCTTAGGGCGGATCATTTAAGAAAAACCGCAGAAAAAAACTTCCTTACTTTGGCGCAAGCGCGGGCGAACAAACCAAAAATTAATTGGGATAAAGTTCGGATTACTAAACCTGCGTTAACCGGAATAAAAACTCTTGATGATTTTCCATTAGATGAACTCAGGAAATATATAGACTGGACACCGTTTTTTATTACCTGGGAATTGAAAGGAAAGTATCCGGAAATCTTTAATGATAATAAAGTTGGACTAGAGGCAAAAAAACTTTTTGATGATGCAAACAAACTTCTTGATCTGGTTATCTCAGAAAAATTACTAAAAGCCTCAGGAGTGGTTGGATTATTCCCTGCAAACAGTACCGGCGATGATATTGAAATTTATTCGGATGATTCAAGGCAAGGTGTGCTGAATATATTCCACACATTGCGCCAACAAAGCGAAAAAGCAGCCGGTGTTCCTCACATAGCACTTGCTGATTTCATTGCTCCAAAGGAAAGTGGATTAGAAGATTACATCGGTGGTTTTGCGGTAACAACAGGAATAGGTATAGAAAACTTGATTGAAAAATTTGAAAAGGACCACGATGATTATAACAGCATTATGATTAAAGCCCTGGCAGATAGACTTGCGGAAGCATTTGCCGAATGCCTTCACGAAAAAGTTAGAAAAACTTACTGGGGATATTCGCCAGATGAATCTTTTGCAAATAATGAGCTTGTAAAAGAAAAATATATTGGAATTCGTCCAGCACCCGGTTACCCCGCTCAACCGGATCATACAGAAAAAATTACTTTGTTTAATCTTTTGCAGGTTGAAAAGAATCTTCCGATTAAATTGACGGAAAACCTTGCAATGTATCCGGCTGCTTCGGTATGCGGATTGTATTTTACTCATCCCGAATCCAAATATTTTACAATTGGCAAAATTGCTAAAGACCAGGTTATAGATTATCACAAGCGTAAAGGAATGAGCCTGCAGGAAATTGAAAAGTGGCTTGCACCTGTCCTGGGATATTGATAACTTAGGACAAAAATTACGGGGATATTATGAAAAAGCGATTTTTATTAGTGCTTCTTTTATCATTTGCATTCTATTCTACTTCAAATGCTCAAGGCAAACTTACAATTACTTCAGATAGTACAAGCTACTGTTACGGGCAACCAATTACACTAAAAATAGAAATATTAAACGATTCTGATTCTACACTTTCTTTCTATTCTTGTCCAGGAGGAGTTTACAAATTTGATGAGTTTAATGTTGGGAATTATATTATTTGTGCAGGTGATCCACCGACGACCGAAATTAATCCCGGCAGTTCCATCACCTGGTTGTGGAAAGTAGAACCATCCAAACTTGGTATCCCAAATAAGGATGGAGAACACACCGTTATTGGATATTATCCATTTTCAACAATAGCTGATACGATCAAAATATCCGCACCAATTTATTATGGGGGAATTATCTCTGTGGGTTTCGATATCGGA harbors:
- the metH gene encoding methionine synthase yields the protein MKTTFEILTGMLEKRIVLLDGPRGTMIQKLQLSEEDFRGERFKNHQSDLKGNNDLLCITQPQIVKNIYKAYLEAGADIVGTNTFNGTRISQSDYKTEIFAYEINFQAAKLAKEAADEFTKLNPDKPRFVAGAIGPTNKTASLSPDVNDPGYRATSFDELVAAYSEQAKGLIDGGADILLVETIFDTLNGKAAIFAIDEISSSTGKKIPVMISGTIVDQSGRTLSGQTLEAFWVSIAHTKNLLSVGLNCSLGAAQMRSYIKELSEIVPCYISLYPNAGLPNAFGGYDETARQMGKIIEEYAKEGFLNLVGGCCGTTPEHIKLFSEIIPKYQPRKIPHCEPYLRLSGLEPLIVRPESNFINIGERTNVTGSRKFANLILKGNYEEALSVARQQVEGGAQVLDINMDEGLLDSEKAMVKFINLLSAEPDIARLPIMLDSSKWSIIEAGLKCLQGKCIVNSISMKEGEEKFKEQAKKVRQYGAAAIVMAFDEKGQADTFERKIEICKKAYKILTEEVGFPPQDIIFDPNIFAIATGIEEHNNYAVNFIEAIRWIKQNLPHAKVSGGISNLSFSFRGNDRVREAMHSAFLYHAIKAGMDMGIVNAGQLEVYEEIPKDFLELVEDVILNRRPDSTERLLEFAEKVKQKDKTEVKEIEWRKTSVEERLKHALIKGIVDYVEEDTEEARKKFSSPLEVIEGPLMSGMNVVGDLFGAGKMFLPQVVKSARVMKKAVAILETYIAYPPAPSLREGEEERKSDSDKSVKWATADPALYGLLKQFAGINKKNPTNAELILWEQLKSKQLSNYKFRRQHIIGHYIADFVCLSKQLVIEIDGLIHQVPENKESDEQRTKWLNENGFRVIRFTNDDVINNIESVLTKILKALSLGEPALPAGRGLGEASGHGSILMATVKGDVHDIGKNIVGVVLSCNNYKIIDLGVMVPASKILETAILEKVDIVGLSGLITPSLDEMVSVAKEMERLGMKIPLLIGGATTSRVHTAVKIAPNYSGAVIHVLDASKSVPVANNLINSTNTDSFVKKIKEEYKILRADHLRKTAEKNFLTLAQARANKPKINWDKVRITKPALTGIKTLDDFPLDELRKYIDWTPFFITWELKGKYPEIFNDNKVGLEAKKLFDDANKLLDLVISEKLLKASGVVGLFPANSTGDDIEIYSDDSRQGVLNIFHTLRQQSEKAAGVPHIALADFIAPKESGLEDYIGGFAVTTGIGIENLIEKFEKDHDDYNSIMIKALADRLAEAFAECLHEKVRKTYWGYSPDESFANNELVKEKYIGIRPAPGYPAQPDHTEKITLFNLLQVEKNLPIKLTENLAMYPAASVCGLYFTHPESKYFTIGKIAKDQVIDYHKRKGMSLQEIEKWLAPVLGY